The following are encoded in a window of Halosimplex halophilum genomic DNA:
- a CDS encoding PRC-barrel domain-containing protein: MAEILAENLSGKAVTGTDGAEMGMLYNITMDLETGRLQNLIIEPNEHLDNSQFEVDEQGHLLVPVDRVQAVKDQMIVQR; encoded by the coding sequence ATGGCCGAGATACTCGCCGAGAACCTCTCCGGCAAGGCCGTCACCGGAACGGACGGCGCCGAGATGGGGATGCTGTACAACATCACGATGGACCTGGAGACCGGTCGGTTGCAGAACCTCATCATCGAGCCCAACGAGCACCTCGACAACTCGCAGTTCGAGGTCGACGAGCAGGGCCACCTCCTCGTGCCCGTCGACCGCGTCCAGGCAGTCAAAGACCAGATGATCGTCCAGCGCTAA
- a CDS encoding glucose-6-phosphate isomerase, whose protein sequence is MKIDIGNALASEADPGIERAALDDLDERVADAHDRIARGMADDEFGYAALNLPERADAAEIEAAVDGFDPEAVLTVGIGGSALGAVTITEALAGDSPVDHHALDNVDPAHVNRLLDELPLGETVVHVVSRSGTTAETLANFLVVREAMASADVDWTERTVVTTGESGPLRELAEREGLPALDVPDGVPGRFSALSTVGLVPAALMGVDLEGLLAGGRAGADALAGSLYDCPAYAYGAVAYALDERGATINAMMPYAEGLESFAEWFAQLWAESLGKDGGGQTPARALGATDQHSQLQLYRAGPRDKLVTVVRPRERPDCRIPETDVESLEYLGGQDLGTLLDAEFEATEASLAAAERPSVRVEIDGVDAESVGRLLFDMEAACVLAGELYGVETFTQPAVEWGKKAARGLLGGGDFEEADAVREKTELVVE, encoded by the coding sequence ATGAAGATCGACATCGGGAACGCGCTGGCGAGCGAGGCCGACCCCGGCATCGAGCGGGCGGCCCTCGACGACCTCGACGAGCGCGTCGCCGACGCCCACGACCGGATCGCCCGCGGCATGGCCGACGACGAGTTCGGCTACGCCGCACTCAACCTGCCCGAACGCGCCGACGCGGCCGAGATCGAGGCCGCCGTCGACGGCTTCGATCCCGAGGCCGTCCTCACCGTCGGCATCGGCGGGTCGGCGCTGGGCGCGGTGACGATCACCGAGGCGCTGGCCGGCGACTCGCCGGTCGACCACCACGCGCTGGACAACGTCGACCCCGCCCACGTGAACCGGCTGCTCGACGAGTTGCCGCTCGGCGAGACGGTCGTCCACGTCGTCTCGCGGTCGGGGACCACCGCCGAGACGCTGGCGAACTTCCTCGTCGTCCGCGAGGCGATGGCATCGGCGGACGTCGACTGGACCGAGCGGACCGTCGTCACGACCGGCGAGTCCGGCCCGCTCCGCGAGCTGGCCGAGCGCGAGGGCCTGCCGGCGCTGGACGTGCCCGACGGCGTCCCCGGCCGCTTCTCGGCGCTGTCGACGGTCGGGCTGGTGCCCGCCGCGCTGATGGGCGTCGACCTGGAGGGGCTGCTCGCCGGGGGTCGCGCGGGCGCCGACGCGCTCGCGGGCTCGCTGTACGACTGCCCGGCCTACGCCTACGGCGCGGTCGCCTACGCGCTCGACGAGCGCGGCGCGACGATCAACGCGATGATGCCCTACGCCGAGGGGCTGGAGTCGTTCGCCGAGTGGTTCGCCCAGCTGTGGGCCGAGAGCCTCGGGAAGGACGGTGGGGGCCAGACGCCCGCTCGCGCGCTCGGCGCGACAGACCAGCACTCCCAGCTGCAGCTCTACCGGGCGGGACCCCGGGACAAGCTCGTCACCGTCGTCCGCCCGCGCGAGCGCCCGGACTGCCGGATTCCGGAGACGGACGTGGAATCCCTCGAATACCTCGGCGGGCAGGACCTGGGGACGCTGCTGGACGCGGAGTTCGAGGCCACCGAGGCGAGCCTCGCCGCCGCCGAGCGCCCCTCGGTGCGGGTCGAGATCGACGGCGTAGACGCCGAGAGCGTCGGCCGGCTCCTCTTCGACATGGAGGCCGCCTGCGTGCTGGCGGGCGAACTCTACGGCGTCGAGACGTTCACCCAGCCCGCGGTCGAGTGGGGCAAAAAGGCCGCCCGCGGCCTGCTCGGCGGCGGCGACTTCGAGGAGGCCGACGCCGTACGCGAGAAGACGGAACTCGTCGTCGAGTAG
- the infB gene encoding translation initiation factor IF-2, whose amino-acid sequence MADSQPTDTDDESEATLRTPIVAVLGHVDHGKTSLLDEIRGSAVTEGESGAITQHIGATAVPLDVISEIAGELVDPDDFDLPGLLFIDTPGHHSFSTLRSRGGALADIAILVVDVNDGFQPQTLEAVDILSRTQTPFIVAANKIDTTPGWNPNPNAPSKQTIEAQTDRVQSDLNENLYELIGDLSDNDFSADMYWRVQDFQNNVGVVPVSAETGEGIPDLLTVMMGLSQRYMKAEMAVDVDGPAAGTVLEVTDTQGFGATVDAIIYDGTISADDQIVVGGVEGPIVTEVRALLRPRPLEEIRTEGQFEQVDSVKAADGIKIAAPDLDDAMAGAPIRVVGDRDVDDVIEEVRAELADIAVQTEEEGVVVKADTLGSLEALASTLEEEEIPIVRAEVGDIAPRDVRVAETANEDKHRTILGFGVEVLDDAADLAEQEDVRVFDHDVIYRLVEEYEEFVEERERAQQDQVLENITRPARFRILDDHTFRQSDPAVVGVEVLGGTLRRNSNVALFEGSEPERVGLLKSIQDEGEDVDELQRGERAAVSIDGPTVGRQIEEGDELWTEIPEKHAKILEQELSEDIPVSELETLNAYLEKRRNRDPFWGK is encoded by the coding sequence ATGGCAGACTCACAACCGACAGACACCGACGACGAGTCCGAGGCGACGCTTCGGACACCGATAGTCGCCGTACTCGGCCACGTCGACCACGGCAAGACCAGCCTGCTCGACGAGATCCGCGGCTCCGCGGTCACCGAGGGCGAGTCCGGCGCGATCACCCAGCACATCGGCGCGACCGCGGTCCCGCTCGACGTGATCTCCGAGATCGCCGGCGAACTCGTCGACCCCGACGACTTCGACCTGCCCGGCCTCCTCTTCATCGACACGCCCGGCCACCACTCCTTCTCGACGCTGCGCTCGCGGGGCGGGGCGCTGGCCGACATCGCGATCCTCGTCGTCGACGTGAACGACGGCTTCCAGCCCCAGACGCTCGAAGCCGTCGACATCCTCAGCCGCACGCAGACCCCCTTCATCGTCGCCGCGAACAAGATCGACACCACGCCCGGCTGGAACCCCAACCCGAACGCCCCCAGCAAGCAGACCATCGAGGCCCAGACCGACCGCGTCCAGAGCGACCTCAACGAGAACCTCTACGAGCTCATCGGCGATCTGTCCGACAACGACTTCTCGGCGGACATGTACTGGCGCGTCCAGGACTTCCAGAACAACGTCGGCGTCGTCCCCGTCTCCGCCGAGACCGGCGAGGGCATCCCCGACCTGCTGACCGTCATGATGGGCCTCTCCCAGCGCTACATGAAAGCGGAGATGGCCGTCGACGTGGACGGGCCCGCCGCCGGCACGGTACTGGAGGTCACCGACACCCAGGGCTTCGGGGCGACCGTCGACGCCATCATCTACGACGGCACCATCTCGGCCGACGACCAGATCGTGGTCGGCGGCGTCGAGGGCCCCATCGTCACCGAGGTCCGCGCGCTGCTGCGCCCGCGCCCGCTCGAGGAGATCCGCACCGAGGGCCAGTTCGAACAGGTCGACTCGGTCAAGGCCGCCGACGGCATCAAGATCGCCGCGCCGGACCTCGACGACGCGATGGCCGGCGCGCCCATCCGCGTCGTCGGCGACCGCGACGTGGACGACGTGATCGAGGAGGTCCGCGCCGAACTCGCGGACATCGCCGTCCAGACCGAGGAGGAGGGCGTCGTCGTCAAGGCCGACACGCTCGGGAGCCTGGAGGCCCTGGCCTCGACGCTCGAAGAGGAGGAGATCCCCATCGTCCGCGCCGAGGTCGGCGACATCGCGCCGCGGGACGTGCGCGTCGCCGAGACGGCCAACGAGGACAAACACCGCACCATCCTCGGGTTCGGCGTCGAGGTGCTCGACGACGCGGCGGACCTGGCCGAACAGGAGGACGTGCGGGTCTTCGACCACGACGTGATCTACCGGCTGGTCGAGGAGTACGAGGAGTTCGTCGAGGAGCGCGAGCGCGCCCAGCAGGACCAGGTCCTCGAAAATATCACCCGGCCCGCCCGCTTCCGGATCCTCGACGACCACACCTTCCGCCAGTCCGATCCCGCCGTCGTCGGCGTCGAGGTGCTCGGCGGCACGCTCAGACGCAACTCCAACGTCGCGCTGTTCGAGGGCAGCGAGCCCGAGCGCGTGGGCCTGCTCAAGTCCATCCAGGACGAGGGCGAGGACGTCGACGAACTACAGCGCGGCGAGCGCGCGGCCGTCTCCATCGACGGCCCCACCGTCGGCCGCCAGATCGAGGAAGGGGACGAACTCTGGACGGAGATCCCCGAGAAACACGCCAAGATCCTCGAACAGGAGCTCTCGGAGGACATCCCCGTCAGCGAACTCGAGACGCTCAACGCGTACCTCGAGAAGCGGCGCAACCGCGACCCCTTCTGGGGGAAGTGA
- a CDS encoding DUF5811 family protein, giving the protein MYGNSPLGDDGLDPETLTPDQRRRLERDLSQVAHQTRRLLPEEFVVGSDLTAGSDGPEATVAVRPPVGPVVSAGYTPEDADATIDEDEQADLAQGLAASAALQVKQALSNNDSPAAR; this is encoded by the coding sequence ATGTACGGAAACTCGCCGCTCGGCGACGACGGGTTGGATCCCGAGACGCTCACGCCCGACCAGCGCCGCCGGCTGGAGCGGGACCTCTCGCAGGTCGCCCACCAGACGCGGAGACTCCTCCCCGAGGAGTTCGTCGTCGGGTCGGACCTGACGGCCGGCTCCGACGGCCCCGAGGCCACCGTCGCCGTCCGCCCGCCCGTCGGCCCCGTCGTCTCGGCCGGGTACACCCCCGAGGACGCCGACGCCACGATCGACGAAGACGAACAGGCCGACCTCGCACAGGGGCTGGCCGCCAGCGCCGCCCTCCAGGTCAAACAGGCCCTCTCCAACAACGACAGCCCGGCCGCGCGATAG
- the pepF gene encoding oligoendopeptidase F, giving the protein MSSVPERSDIDEEYKWELESLYADDDEWEAAFESVQERLDDLRAFEGRATDDPETLQDCLETYESVMREVANVSAYARMRSDEDTADSHYQALSSRAQSLSSEASSAASFLEPEIQSLDRETVEQYIEENPDLEVYEHYFDDVLRMKPHTRSAEVENLLADLGEVLGSTGEVYNMLVNADVEFPSVEDPDGEPRRITLNNFTTLQENPDRDFRRDVYETFYDEWEEYRNSIAAAYRNSVKTDVKLARARDYDTAREAALDGPNVPVEVYDTLVDTVDENLDVLQRHADLKRRSIGADELKMWDLYVPMVEGESPDVEYDQAREWVTGAVEPLGEEYQEWLAEGLESRWVDVYETENKQSGAYSGGTYDSQPFILMNYQDDVASMYTLAHELGHSLHSEYTSEHQPYVYSSYEIFVAEVASTVNETLLTHHLLDVVDDERLRRHVLNQYLERFRSTLFRQTMFAEFEHETHRLEEDGEALTADRLDELYGDLKGKYYADADVDDRIAREWMRIPHFYRAFYVYQYATGISAAVALAQGILEEGEPAAERYREFLASGSREYPLELLEAAGVDMTSSDPIQSAIDTYDEFLDEFEGLI; this is encoded by the coding sequence ATGAGTTCCGTGCCCGAGCGCAGCGACATCGACGAGGAGTACAAGTGGGAGCTCGAATCCCTCTACGCCGACGACGACGAGTGGGAGGCCGCCTTCGAGTCCGTTCAGGAGCGACTGGACGACCTCCGGGCCTTCGAGGGCCGGGCGACCGACGACCCCGAGACCCTGCAGGACTGCCTAGAGACCTACGAATCGGTCATGCGCGAGGTGGCGAACGTCTCCGCCTACGCCCGGATGCGCAGCGACGAGGACACCGCCGACAGCCACTACCAGGCGCTGTCCTCGCGGGCCCAGTCGCTCTCCTCTGAGGCTTCCTCGGCCGCCAGCTTCCTCGAACCCGAGATCCAGAGCCTCGACCGGGAGACGGTCGAGCAGTACATCGAAGAGAACCCCGATCTGGAAGTCTACGAGCACTACTTCGACGACGTGTTGCGGATGAAACCGCACACCCGCTCGGCCGAGGTCGAGAACCTGCTCGCGGATCTGGGCGAGGTGCTGGGCTCGACCGGCGAGGTGTACAACATGCTCGTCAACGCCGACGTGGAGTTCCCCAGCGTCGAGGACCCAGACGGCGAGCCCCGGCGGATCACCCTCAACAACTTCACGACGCTGCAGGAGAACCCCGACCGCGACTTTCGCCGCGACGTGTACGAGACCTTCTACGACGAGTGGGAGGAGTACCGCAACTCTATCGCCGCCGCCTACAGGAACAGCGTCAAGACCGACGTGAAACTGGCCCGCGCCCGCGACTACGACACCGCCCGCGAGGCCGCCCTGGACGGCCCCAACGTCCCCGTCGAGGTGTACGACACGCTCGTCGACACCGTCGACGAGAACCTCGACGTGCTGCAGCGCCACGCCGACCTCAAGCGTCGCTCCATCGGCGCGGACGAACTCAAGATGTGGGACCTGTACGTCCCGATGGTCGAGGGCGAGAGCCCCGACGTGGAGTACGACCAGGCCCGCGAGTGGGTCACCGGCGCCGTCGAACCGCTCGGCGAGGAGTACCAGGAGTGGCTCGCCGAGGGGCTCGAATCGCGATGGGTCGACGTCTACGAGACCGAGAACAAGCAGTCGGGCGCCTACTCGGGCGGGACCTACGACTCCCAGCCGTTCATCCTGATGAACTACCAGGACGACGTGGCCTCGATGTACACGCTCGCTCACGAGCTGGGCCACTCGCTGCACTCCGAGTACACCAGCGAACACCAGCCGTACGTCTACAGTTCCTACGAGATCTTCGTCGCCGAGGTGGCGAGCACGGTCAACGAGACCCTCCTCACCCACCATCTGCTCGATGTGGTCGACGACGAGCGTCTGCGCCGGCACGTCCTCAACCAGTACCTCGAACGATTCAGGTCGACGCTGTTCCGACAGACGATGTTCGCGGAGTTCGAGCACGAGACCCACCGACTCGAAGAGGACGGCGAGGCGCTGACCGCCGACCGGCTGGACGAACTGTACGGCGACCTCAAGGGGAAGTACTACGCCGACGCGGACGTGGACGACCGCATCGCCCGCGAGTGGATGCGCATCCCGCACTTCTACCGGGCGTTCTACGTCTACCAGTACGCGACGGGCATCTCCGCCGCCGTCGCGCTCGCGCAGGGCATCCTGGAGGAGGGCGAACCGGCCGCCGAGCGCTACCGGGAGTTCCTCGCCAGCGGCTCGCGGGAGTACCCGCTCGAACTGCTGGAGGCCGCCGGCGTCGACATGACGAGTTCCGACCCGATCCAGTCGGCCATCGACACCTACGACGAGTTCTTGGACGAGTTCGAAGGGCTGATCTGA
- a CDS encoding MarR family transcriptional regulator, whose translation MPIDIERFEREGEFGSEETNAARILEFLAANDDKAFRRGEIAAETGIDADTVSSVLHRLKTRDLVRHKRPYWAVGDPERLREASATSDSLAALNDRLGTEDMDEWREAAERSDDGE comes from the coding sequence GTGCCGATCGACATCGAGCGGTTCGAGCGCGAGGGGGAGTTCGGGAGCGAGGAGACCAACGCGGCTCGAATCCTGGAGTTTCTCGCCGCGAACGACGACAAGGCATTCCGGCGTGGCGAGATCGCCGCCGAGACCGGCATCGATGCGGATACCGTGAGTTCGGTGTTGCACCGGCTGAAGACGCGCGACCTCGTGCGACACAAGCGGCCCTACTGGGCGGTCGGCGACCCGGAACGGCTCCGCGAGGCGAGCGCGACGAGCGACTCGCTGGCCGCGCTCAACGACCGGCTCGGGACCGAGGACATGGACGAGTGGCGCGAGGCGGCCGAACGGAGCGACGACGGGGAATGA
- a CDS encoding type II toxin-antitoxin system PemK/MazF family toxin: protein MTLERGDVVAVSDPFDDNEARPFVVVNTDDHPFHGEQYVALTLTTRTWFDGTIPLSDGDFVEGGVPDDSFVVPWGVASPGESDIGERFGRLRSSTVDDAVEALTTYLR, encoded by the coding sequence ATGACGCTCGAACGCGGCGACGTAGTCGCGGTGAGCGACCCGTTCGACGACAACGAGGCTCGTCCGTTCGTGGTGGTCAACACCGACGACCACCCGTTTCACGGCGAGCAGTACGTCGCGCTGACGCTCACGACCCGCACCTGGTTCGACGGGACGATCCCGCTCTCCGACGGTGATTTCGTCGAGGGCGGGGTTCCGGACGACAGTTTCGTCGTCCCGTGGGGAGTCGCGTCGCCCGGTGAGAGCGATATCGGCGAGCGGTTCGGTCGGCTCCGGTCGTCGACCGTCGACGACGCCGTCGAGGCGCTGACGACGTATCTCCGCTGA
- a CDS encoding CopG family transcriptional regulator: MPTRYTVVCDDDRAREIEAIARQYDLTEEEVLRQLVDTGLEQLDEQTQ; encoded by the coding sequence ATGCCGACCCGCTACACGGTCGTCTGTGACGACGACCGCGCCCGGGAGATCGAGGCGATCGCCCGGCAGTACGACCTCACGGAGGAGGAAGTACTCCGGCAGCTCGTCGACACCGGGCTCGAACAGCTCGACGAACAGACCCAGTAG
- a CDS encoding CPBP family intramembrane glutamic endopeptidase → MDSLPAATQMGTEYYRVADMETRVESLFHSIALVVSAFILGTFLIAGAGSVLSALGFDVTSTATLPPLAYAALTATQFVGFFAVVAAYLTWRSDEQFFQVAVPSLRDLGWVVAGFVALFAVASALSAVIQAAGVDSATNQVITQGQQDPVRFLYLIPVTFLFVAPAEELLFRGIVQGLFRRAYGVVPAVVLASAVFGAMHYFALLGSEGSVVSTLAVAAALGLVLGTLYELSENIAVPVVVHGLWNTMSFLLQYLQATGAVGG, encoded by the coding sequence GTGGACTCCCTACCGGCGGCCACGCAGATGGGTACGGAGTACTACCGCGTCGCCGACATGGAGACTCGCGTCGAGAGCCTGTTCCACTCGATCGCGCTGGTGGTCTCGGCGTTCATCCTCGGGACCTTCCTGATCGCCGGTGCCGGGTCGGTCCTGAGCGCGCTCGGCTTCGACGTCACGTCGACGGCGACGCTGCCGCCGCTGGCCTACGCCGCGCTGACGGCCACGCAGTTCGTCGGCTTCTTCGCCGTCGTCGCGGCCTATCTCACGTGGCGCTCCGACGAGCAGTTCTTCCAGGTCGCCGTCCCGTCGCTCCGGGACCTGGGCTGGGTCGTCGCCGGCTTCGTCGCCCTGTTCGCCGTCGCGTCGGCGCTGTCGGCGGTCATCCAGGCCGCCGGCGTCGACAGCGCGACCAACCAGGTGATCACGCAGGGCCAGCAGGACCCCGTTCGCTTCCTCTACCTGATCCCCGTGACCTTCCTGTTCGTCGCGCCCGCCGAGGAGCTGCTGTTCCGCGGGATCGTCCAGGGACTCTTCCGCCGGGCCTACGGCGTCGTCCCCGCGGTCGTGCTGGCCAGCGCCGTCTTCGGCGCGATGCACTACTTCGCGCTGTTGGGCTCGGAGGGCAGCGTCGTCTCGACGCTCGCCGTGGCCGCCGCGCTCGGGCTCGTCCTCGGGACGCTGTACGAGCTCTCCGAGAACATCGCCGTCCCCGTCGTCGTCCACGGGCTGTGGAACACGATGAGCTTCCTCCTGCAGTACCTGCAGGCGACCGGCGCCGTCGGCGGGTGA
- a CDS encoding cupredoxin domain-containing protein, with protein MDRRSLLRLGGTALAAAVAGCGGDDDTETDDGSGTDGDATPTESPTPTETPGTDTLTPSPTAEATPTATPTDTPDSAGTPTASPTPTETPTPTATPRQAAQVVAVADGGLSFSPETFEIATGETVVWVWHSSGHNVRPATTPSGSAFSGTAGGDGDLYDEGHELSFTFETPGEYEYYCSPHRTAGMTGSFTVTE; from the coding sequence ATGGACCGCCGTAGCCTGCTCCGACTGGGTGGAACCGCGCTCGCCGCCGCCGTCGCCGGCTGCGGCGGGGACGACGACACCGAAACCGACGACGGCTCCGGGACCGACGGCGACGCGACGCCGACCGAGAGCCCGACGCCGACGGAAACGCCCGGGACGGATACGCTCACCCCCTCACCCACCGCCGAGGCGACGCCCACCGCGACGCCGACCGACACGCCCGACTCGGCGGGGACGCCGACCGCGAGTCCCACGCCCACCGAGACGCCGACGCCCACGGCGACACCCAGGCAGGCCGCGCAGGTCGTCGCCGTCGCCGACGGAGGACTGTCGTTCTCGCCCGAGACCTTCGAGATAGCGACCGGCGAGACGGTCGTCTGGGTGTGGCACAGCTCCGGGCACAACGTGCGTCCCGCGACGACCCCGAGCGGGTCGGCGTTCTCGGGGACGGCCGGCGGCGACGGCGACCTCTACGACGAGGGCCACGAGCTGTCGTTCACCTTCGAGACGCCCGGCGAGTACGAGTACTACTGCAGCCCCCACCGAACTGCCGGGATGACGGGCTCGTTCACCGTCACGGAGTAG
- a CDS encoding NOB1 family endonuclease, giving the protein MYVLDASAFINEYHTTEQQATIPLVREELEDESAYRYDAMEGSGMHIHIPEEETVERIERAARETGDLETLSETDIRLVAAAFELDGRLVTDDYAMQNVAEKLEVAVELIAREGITEQRDWRFQCSGCGREFDENHDRCPVCGSDLTRKNPA; this is encoded by the coding sequence ATGTACGTCCTCGACGCCTCGGCTTTTATCAACGAGTATCACACGACCGAACAGCAGGCCACGATCCCGCTCGTCCGCGAGGAGCTGGAGGACGAGAGCGCCTACCGCTACGACGCCATGGAGGGGTCGGGCATGCACATCCACATCCCCGAGGAGGAGACCGTCGAGCGGATCGAGCGCGCCGCCCGCGAGACGGGCGACCTCGAGACCCTCTCGGAGACGGACATCCGGCTGGTCGCCGCCGCGTTCGAGCTCGACGGCCGGCTCGTCACCGACGACTACGCCATGCAGAACGTCGCCGAGAAGCTGGAGGTGGCGGTCGAGCTCATCGCCCGCGAGGGGATCACCGAGCAGCGCGACTGGCGCTTCCAGTGTTCCGGCTGCGGCCGCGAGTTCGACGAGAACCACGACCGCTGTCCCGTCTGCGGGAGCGACCTCACGCGGAAGAACCCCGCCTGA
- a CDS encoding DUF5812 family protein — protein MKTGTFVVTEADPESAVLRDVSDGQIHTLGSNPDLEAGVAVEGTLAPEPPMDVVWTVEEIERQFTVSVEEHDEPPTQRARETAADQPVGEVTTHERAGTGEVHVLTVPEDATEGAVADVRDDEATVERAARLGVERVEIRSEPGVVSVRYLP, from the coding sequence ATGAAGACCGGGACGTTCGTCGTCACGGAGGCCGACCCCGAGTCGGCGGTGTTGCGCGACGTGAGCGACGGGCAGATCCACACGCTGGGCTCGAATCCCGACCTGGAGGCCGGCGTCGCCGTCGAGGGGACGCTGGCGCCCGAGCCGCCGATGGACGTGGTCTGGACCGTCGAGGAGATCGAGCGGCAGTTCACCGTCTCCGTCGAGGAACACGACGAACCGCCCACCCAGCGGGCCCGCGAGACCGCCGCCGACCAGCCCGTCGGCGAGGTGACCACCCACGAGCGCGCGGGGACGGGGGAGGTCCACGTGCTGACCGTTCCCGAGGACGCGACGGAGGGTGCCGTCGCCGACGTGCGCGACGACGAGGCGACCGTCGAACGCGCCGCCCGCCTCGGCGTCGAACGCGTCGAGATCCGCTCGGAACCCGGCGTGGTGAGCGTCCGCTACCTGCCCTGA
- a CDS encoding plastocyanin/azurin family copper-binding protein, whose translation MERRRLLRTSAVALAGLVPGCGLGSGDGTATPDDDPAPSDPPAATTGAPTAAPTATPTAEPTPTPTATPTATPTATPTPAPSDADQVVAVADGSGEFDPETFEIATGETVVWVWHASGHNVRATARPRGSTFTGTPGGDGTTYGEGYTFAHTFEVAGQYEYRCYPYRNLGMTGSFTVVE comes from the coding sequence ATGGAGCGCAGACGCCTGTTGCGGACGAGCGCCGTCGCGCTCGCGGGGCTCGTCCCGGGGTGCGGGCTGGGATCGGGTGACGGCACGGCGACGCCGGACGACGATCCGGCACCGAGCGACCCGCCGGCCGCCACGACCGGCGCGCCGACCGCCGCGCCGACGGCGACGCCGACCGCGGAGCCGACGCCGACGCCGACGGCGACCCCCACTGCCACGCCGACGGCGACGCCCACGCCGGCGCCGAGCGACGCCGACCAGGTCGTCGCCGTCGCCGACGGGTCGGGGGAGTTCGACCCCGAGACCTTCGAGATAGCGACCGGCGAGACGGTCGTCTGGGTGTGGCACGCGTCCGGCCACAACGTCCGGGCGACCGCGCGGCCGCGGGGCTCGACGTTCACCGGCACCCCCGGCGGCGACGGGACCACCTACGGCGAGGGGTACACCTTCGCCCACACCTTCGAGGTCGCCGGCCAGTACGAGTACCGCTGTTACCCCTACCGGAACCTCGGCATGACGGGCTCGTTCACCGTCGTCGAGTGA
- a CDS encoding pyruvoyl-dependent arginine decarboxylase — translation MSTIRVAWGSAAGPTAMSSFDAALAEAGVHNYNLVTLSSVIPAAARVERVGTAPDLGPAGEALYAVVGRETLPPGADGEACAGLGWVRSESGRGLFYEASGTDPDAVAEAVEAGLRRGMELREWTFREEPEVVVESTPADPADHATAVVVAAYGGSEPLLD, via the coding sequence ATGAGCACCATCCGGGTCGCGTGGGGGTCGGCCGCCGGCCCGACCGCGATGTCGTCGTTCGACGCGGCGCTGGCCGAGGCGGGCGTCCACAATTATAATCTCGTGACGCTCTCCTCGGTGATCCCCGCGGCGGCCCGGGTGGAGCGCGTCGGCACGGCGCCGGACCTGGGACCGGCCGGCGAGGCGCTGTACGCCGTCGTCGGCCGCGAGACGCTTCCCCCGGGCGCCGACGGCGAGGCTTGCGCGGGCCTCGGGTGGGTCCGCAGCGAGTCCGGCCGCGGGCTGTTCTACGAGGCCAGCGGGACCGACCCCGACGCGGTCGCCGAGGCGGTCGAGGCGGGCCTGCGCCGCGGGATGGAACTGCGCGAGTGGACCTTCCGCGAGGAACCGGAGGTCGTCGTCGAGTCGACCCCCGCCGACCCGGCCGACCACGCCACCGCGGTCGTCGTCGCGGCCTACGGCGGGAGCGAACCGCTGCTCGACTGA